TCACACACTCCCTTCCTCCCCCGAGGCATGGGCTTTAAGGTGAAGGGAAGCCTGGGCCGCTGACCGCGCAGTGAAACCCGTCCCTTACCGCTAAAGGATTTCCATAGAGAGCTCCAGCAGGATGCTCAGACACGTAGTGCTCGTGAACGGTTTTAAGCATGGTTTTCGAAAAACCCGTGTTTTCCGTTAACGCTTAGCGCGAACCCTAAGGCCGGGATAACGGATTTATTTATCCTTAATCACCTAGTAATCATTGGTGTCCCCTGTGGGAACGGAGCCTGGGTTGACTGCCTGTAAAAGAGTCCCGGTTGCGATGACTATTGCCGGGAGCGACTCCGGCGGTGGAGCAGGCATTGAGGCGGATTTGAAGACCTTCAGCATCCTAGGGGTTCACGGGACGGTGGCCGTAACCAGCGTGACGGCTCAAAACACTCTCACCGTGACGGCAATATTCGACCTGCCCGGCTGGATGGTTTACGAGCAGATAAGGACTGTTCACGAGGACATGGGGATTGATGCGGCGAAGACGGGGATGCTCAGCAACACGGATATCATTGCAAGCGTTTCGAAGGCTGTTAAAAACTTTGAAATAAAGCTCGTCGTAGACCCAGTCATGGTTGCTAAGTCCGGGGCCAGACTCCTACGGGAAGATGCCGTGGATGCTTTGAAGAACCAGTTGCTTCCCCTCGCGCTCATCGTAACTCCCAACGCTTTCGAGGCTGAGATATTAGCGGGCTTTAAAGTGGAGAGTATTCAGGATGCTGAGAAAGCCGCCAGGGTTATCCATGAAAAGTACGGGGTCCCGGCCGTCGTCGTTAAAGGCGGGCACTTGAAACACGGGGAAGTGGTCGACGTCCTATACTATAACGGAGAGATCCACCATTTAAGGTCGCAAAGGTTTCCCCACGGGTGCTTCCACGGGGCTGGTTGCGCATACTCAGCCGCGATCACAGCTTTCCTCGCGAAAGGCTACAGCGTGGTTGAGGCCGTGAAAGCATCGAAGAACTTCATAGACGTGGCCATAGAACGCGGGCTTAAAGTCGGGAAGGGACACTGCCCCGTCAACCCAATGGCATATATTGAAGCCCTGGGGCTCACGGATCATACCAGGGCTCCTCAGCAACCACTCTACCACTCCAGGGGCAGTATCGTTTGACAACGTTGAGCCAATATTCCAGCTCAGCCTCCACGAAAGAAGGCATTCCGTCACACAGCTCTATTGTTAAATCCGCAACGTGCACAGTGTCAGGGTCTAGGTGCCAGCGCCAAGGCTTGTTGAAACCCCCGTCGCCAGCCCTGAGCTCACCGGTCACGACCCCGCCCCTCTCTCCCCTCAACATGCTCCTGAAAACACCGGCTAATTCAGGATCCTTCACCAACACCTTAAACCTCTCACCGTTAACGTCCACGGTGAACAGCCACCCGGAAACCTCCCTCGGACTCTGCCAAGACACGTAGCCGTAGGCCAGGATTAGTGAAGCAGTCAACACGGTGGGAAACACTGCTAGCCTGTGCCTCAGCGTGGAACACCCAGTTGGATCCCGGGTTAAACGCCCATATAAATCCAAGGATTGGTGAAGGCTTCGCGCAGTAAACATTTCTTGAAAAGGTTCGACACCGGCTGTACAGTGTTGACCAAGCCCTCACCGCTCGCCGAGCAGGGACATGGGGGTGAGGGAGTCGTTCACGCTTCAAGAAGGCTTTTCAGCACGGTCAATGTAGTTTTTAAGCGAAGCCTTTATTCTCAACGGGTCCATGTATAGCTCGCTGGCCCCTATGTCTCTCAGGGTTTTGAAAGCGCTCTCGTATATGTCCCCGCCCGCCTGCTTGGCGAGGCCGTAGAGGGTTTCGCTGAAGCT
This is a stretch of genomic DNA from Thermosphaera aggregans DSM 11486. It encodes these proteins:
- the thiD gene encoding bifunctional hydroxymethylpyrimidine kinase/phosphomethylpyrimidine kinase, whose protein sequence is MGTEPGLTACKRVPVAMTIAGSDSGGGAGIEADLKTFSILGVHGTVAVTSVTAQNTLTVTAIFDLPGWMVYEQIRTVHEDMGIDAAKTGMLSNTDIIASVSKAVKNFEIKLVVDPVMVAKSGARLLREDAVDALKNQLLPLALIVTPNAFEAEILAGFKVESIQDAEKAARVIHEKYGVPAVVVKGGHLKHGEVVDVLYYNGEIHHLRSQRFPHGCFHGAGCAYSAAITAFLAKGYSVVEAVKASKNFIDVAIERGLKVGKGHCPVNPMAYIEALGLTDHTRAPQQPLYHSRGSIV